The following proteins are encoded in a genomic region of Liolophura sinensis isolate JHLJ2023 chromosome 7, CUHK_Ljap_v2, whole genome shotgun sequence:
- the LOC135470831 gene encoding cyclic GMP-AMP synthase-like receptor 1: MFNNTSQSRFDGRYRAELQPLLVEFYKNFAKPKPAPKLDELRTVVKKILNRVREKDARFHCEVHDVGSVASGLSAVVACEFDILLCVDIPGSDEESALSPGYARFKLTASSARTWSDVRTGGYLNPRKITDLFQRHVDEVVSSMRGHLHGSYCVGGQSTVATTVSTKENGFKHKADLVLAVKCVGWPSSANPDIPQDAYDKRWPSAEAISRIKANGYELVAKYVNESTPGIGDTGPDVELLWRLSVSRAETLLLKTIDADGPELRLCHKECLIIFKALRLHHLVTTSRGVPSADMTILLTSYHLKTLLLHQTQTHPNNYQWTDDKLAERFISFIDTIFWRVSFEDLSPFFFPKINLFKNRGIMFGGLWKKLIIKL, from the coding sequence ATGTTTAATAATACATCCCAGTCAAGATTTGATGGCCGCTACAGAGCGGAACTTCAACCACTTCTTGTGGAGTTTTACAAAAACTTTGCCAAACCCAAGCCTGCACCGAAGCTAGATGAGCTCAGAACAGTGGTTAAGAAAATCCTCAACCGCGTGAGAGAAAAAGATGCGAGATTTCATTGTGAAGTTCACGATGTTGGCAGTGTGGCTTCTGGCCTTTCGGCCGTCGTAGCCTGTGAATTTGACATTTTGCTCTGCGTAGACATTCCTGGTTCGGATGAGGAGTCTGCCCTTTCGCCTGGCTACGCTAGGTTCAAATTGACAGCATCGAGCGCTCGGACATGGAGTGATGTCAGGACTGGTGGGTATTTAAACCCCCGAAAAATCACCGATTTGTTTCAGCGCCATGTGGACGAGGTTGTATCGAGCATGAGAGGCCACTTGCACGGGAGTTACTGTGTTGGCGGACAAAGCACAGTGGCAACCACTGTATCAACGAAGGAAAACGGTTTCAAACACAAAGCCGATCTGGTGTTGGCTGTAAAATGCGTTGGTTGGCCTTCCTCAGCGAATCCAGACATCCCTCAGGATGCATATGACAAGCGATGGCCAAGCGCAGAAGCCATTTCAAGGATAAAAGCAAACGGTTACGAGTTGGTCGCCAAATACGTAAATGAATCAACTCCTGGAATTGGAGACACTGGCCCTGATGTAGAACTCTTGTGGCGCCTTTCTGTGTCGAGGGCAGAAACTTTACTTTTGAAAACCATCGATGCAGATGGGCCAGAATTAAGACTGTGTCACAAAGAGTGTCTAATTATCTTCAAAGCACTCCGATTACATCATTTGGTAACGACGAGTCGGGGCGTTCCCAGTGCTGACATGACGATACTCTTGACATCTTACCATCTGAAGACGTTGCTTCTTCACCAAACCCAAACCCATCCTAATAATTACCAGTGGACTGACGACAAACTTGCCGAACGTTTTATCTCCTTTATAGATACCATTTTCTGGAGGGTTTCTTTCGAAGATTTGTCACCGTTCTTCTTCCCTAAGatcaatctgtttaaaaaccGTGGAATTATGTTTGGAGGATTATGGAAGAAGCTTATCATCAAACTATAA
- the LOC135470832 gene encoding uncharacterized protein LOC135470832 has translation MWDTPQHAQQQAKDTWYVAEQARAEAKHAKEDAEQARAVAKHANEDAEQARAEAKHDAEQARAEAKHAKDDAEQARAEALDTKDDVEQARPKPSTPRKTQSKREPKPSTPRTPPSKYEPKPNTPRTPPSKHTTLL, from the exons atgtg GGATACCCCGCAACATGCACAGCAACAAGCCAAGGATACATGGTATGTGGCAGAGCAAGCACGAGCCGAAGCCAAGCACGCCAAGGAAGACGCAGAGCAAGCACGAGCAGTAGCCAAGCACGCCAATGAAGACGCAGAGCAAGCACGAGCTGAAGCCAAGCACGATGCAGAGCAAGCACGAGCCGAAGCCAAACACGCCAAGGACGACGCAGAGCAAGCACGAGCCGAAGCCTTGGACACCAAAGACGACGTAGAGCAAGCACGACCGAAGCCAAGCACGCCAAGGAAGACACAGAGCAAGCGCGAGCCGAAGCCAAGCACGCCAAGGACGCCGCCGAGCAAGTACGAGCCGAAGCCAAACACGCCAAGGACGCCGCCGAGCAAACACACAACCTTGTTGTAG
- the LOC135469701 gene encoding scavenger receptor class F member 1-like: MDKTFACSSYKWGSDCEETCGQCHDGAVCDLVSGECPTGNPRCATGHIGPRCTPCDPGTWGNNCVLTCSENCVKLTCNVTTGVCDGGCNSGYTGGRCGTVRTVSSSPVTLPLVSVMEDVILVTQGGVVGQVTYPGSRGNNCVLTCSENCVKLTCNVTTGVCDGGCNSGYTGGRCGTVRTVSSSPVTLLLVYVMEDVILVTQEGAVGQVTYPGSRGNNCALTCIESCVKLTCNVTTGVCDGGCNSGYTGGRCGTGNIPRVTGK, from the exons ATGGATAAAACATTTG CCTGCAGCTCGTACAAATGGGGTTCTGACTGTGAGGAGACCTGTGGTCAGTGTCATGACGGAGCTGTCTGCGATCTGGTCAGTGGCGAATGTCCCACGGGGAATCCCCGCTGTGCCACAGGACACATAGGACCTCGCTGTACAC catGTGACCCTGGCACGTGGGGAAATAACTGTGTACTTACCTGTAGTGAGAACTGTGTCAAGCTCACCTGTAACGTTACCACTGGTGTCTGTGATGGAGGATGTAATTCTGGTTACACAGGGGGGCGCTGTGGGACAG TGAGAACTGTGTCAAGCTCACCTGTAACGTTACCACTGGTGTCTGTGATGGAGGATGTAATTCTGGTTACACAGGGGGGCGTTGTGGGACAGGTAACATACCCAGGGTCACGGGGAAATAACTGTGTACTTACCTGTAGTGAGAACTGTGTCAAGCTCACCTGTAACGTTACTACTGGTGTCTGTGATGGAGGATGTAATTCTGGTTACACAGGAGGGCGCTGTGGGACAG TGAGAACTGTGTCAAGCTCACCTGTAACGTTACTACTGGTGTATGTGATGGAGGATGTAATTCTGGTTACACAGGAGGGCGCTGTGGGACAGGTAACATACCCAGGGTCACGGGGAAATAACTGTGCACTTACCTGTATTGAGAGCTGTGTCAAGCTCACCTGTAACGTTACTACTGGTGTATGTGATGGAGGATGTAATTCTGGTTACACAGGAGGGCGCTGTGGGACAGGTAACATACCCAGGGTCACGGGGAAATAA